The genome window TCGTTGCGGGGGCCGGTGCGCTGGTGAAGCTCAACGTCGAGACGAATGCGCGCGAGACGATCACGCCTCTCGAAGACGACAAGCCCGGGAACCGGCCGAATGACGGTCGCGCGGATCCCGAAGGCGGCTTCTGGGTCTCGACCATGAGCCTGCGCAAGGAAACGGGAGCGGGCGCGCTTTACCGCTATCATCGTGGTGAGGTCCGTCAGCTCAAGGCCGGAATGTCGATCCCGAACACGATCTGTTTCACGCCCGATGGATCGCACGCATTCTTCACCGACACGCCGACGCGGATGATCATGCAGTGGAAACTCGGTCCCGATGGCTGGCCCGAGGGCAAGCCCGAGACCTGGCTCAATTTGCGCGGGACCGATTATTTCCCCGACGGCGCGATCTGCGACAGCGCGGGCAACCTCTGGTCCGCGCAATGGGGGGCGGGACGCGTTGCCTGCTATTCGCCGCAGGCCGAGTTCCTGCAAGAGATCGCATTGCCCGGAAAGCTCACCACCTGCCCCGCGCTCGGCGGCCCGGACCTCGATACGCTCCACGTCACGACCGCGGCCGTGGGGCTCGACGAGCCGACCATCGCCACCGAGGACGGACATGGCCGGACCTTCACGGTCGCGACAGACGCGAAAGGCCAGGCGGAGCATCGCGTGAACGCCTGAGCCTGGGGGCACACGATCGGGATCCGACGACCTCGGGCCCGCGTTGAACGCCCGGTGCCGAAAGTGCCACTGCCCCATTCCCGAACACGTACTGGATCGTTCATGTCACTCGAAAGCTTCGGACATCTGTCGGACGGACGTGAAGTCCACCGCGTCACCCTGTCGAACGGAACGCTCAGCGTGAGCCTGCTGACGCTCGGCGCGATCATTCAGGACGTCCGTCTCGATGGCGTGGATTTTCCCTTGACCCTCGGTGGCCGGACCGCGCGCGATTATGACGGCACCATGGCGCATTTCGGTGCGATCATGGGACCTGTCGCCAATCGCATCCGCGACGCGCGGGCCGAGATCGACGGAGAGACCTTGAGCTTCGATCCCAACCAGGACGGACAGCATACGCGGCATGGCGGCAAGGCCGCCTTCCATCGCAAGATCTGGCGCATCACCGATCGCGACGACGACTCGGTGACCTTCACGCTCGATGTTGAGGATGGCGAAGGCGGTTTCCCGGGCAAGCGCCGGATCGAAGCACGTTACGCGATCGAGGGCTCATCGCTCATTGTCGAACTGCGCGGGGCGACGGACAAGCCGACGCTCATGAACCTCGCATGCCACGGATACTGGACGATGCAGCCCCCCGGCGATTGGAGCGGTCAGCACCTGCGCATTGCCGCCGATCGCTACCTGCCCACGACGGACGACAACTTGCCCACGGGCGAGATCGCGGATGTCGCCGGCACGCCGTACGATTTCCGCGAGGGGGTCACCCTCGACACCAGGACCGCGCCGAAGCTCGACAACAATTTCTGTCTCGCCGAGGAAGATCGCGAAATGACGTCCGTCGCCACCCTCACCGGACCCACGGGTCTGACCCTAGAAGTATCGACGACGGCTCCGGGGCTTCAGCTTTTCGGCATGGGCAGCTTCTCGGTCGAGGAGGACACGATCCATGGTGCGCCCTATCCGAAATTCGCGGGCCTCGCCTTCGAGCCGCAACACTGGCCAGATGCGCCGACCCATCCCGCCTTTCCGTCCATCGTGCTGAGGCCCGGCGACGTCTACGAGCAGCTGTCCCGATACGAATTCACACGCGCGGCGGGCTGACCCACCGCGCGCCGATTTCACGACGCGAAGAGACGCCGCAGCTTGTCGGTGGCGCGCTCGATCCCCTCGCCATAGCCCACAGGCTCGAACAGGGTGCCGTTCTCGTCGAAGAGGAGGACGGCGGAGGAATGATCCATCGTGTAACCACCACCGTCCAGCTCGACCTTGCGTGCGTAGATGCGGAAATCGTCGATCGCCTCCTGCACGGCTTCGGGCGATCCGGTCACTCCAGTGACGCCCGGCGCCCACGAGACGTAGTCCCGCATCGCTTCCTGGGTGTCGCGCTCCGGGTCGACCGTGACGAAGAACGCCTGCAGGTCATGCCCCTCTTCCTCCATGACCTCCTGCCATTTCGCCACGTCGGCGATCGTCGTGGGGCAGATGTCGGGGCAATAGGTAAAGCCGAAGAACACGGCCGACGGCGTGCCCTTGAGGCTTTCCTCGGTGAAGGCGGTCCCGTCGCTCGTGACGAGTTCGTAGTCACCCTTGCCGATCGTGTCGGCGACGGCGCTGCTGCCCTGATCGCGCCCCATGGTCGTCCAGACAAGCCCGAGCACCGCGATCGCGACGAGGCCCCAGAGCACGAAGATGACGGGTTTGAGTTTCGAGCCGGTCAATGCATCTCTCCATGATCCATGCCGCCAGCGGCATCCGCGATGGCGAGCGGAATTTCGACATCGCCCGCGCGCTCGAAGCTGAGCGTGATCTGCGCCACCTCGCCCGCCACGAGCGGTGCCTCGAGATCGACGAACATCACGTGATAGCCTCCGGGCCTGAGCTCGACCGTCTCGCCGGCAGGGATCGCGATACCCTCGACCGGGCGCATGCGGGCGACGTCGCCCTCCATCACCATCTCGTGGATCTCGGCACGCGCCGACAGGGTCGAACTGACTGAAAGAAGCCGGTCGTCAGTGTCACCGGTATTGGTGATCGTCATGTAGCCGCCGCCGACCGGCGCGCCCGGAGGCGTCGCGCGCGAGAAGGCACCGCTGATCGACAGATCGCCCGCCTCCACTGCGGTCGCGCCGTGGTCCATCGCATGCTCTTCGCCATGCGAGCTGGCGAGCACGACCGATGTGCCTTGCGCCGCAGAGGCAAAAGCGGCGGGCGCAAACAGCGACAGGAACGTCGCGGCGAGAACAGGTCTTGCCAGGTTCATATCTAAATCCTCTCGTGAGGGACCGGCTTCGGGCCGGTAATTTTCCGAAGGTCGTTTCCGCGGATGCGGTGCCGAAATACTCGTTTATCGGGAATTCAGGCGCGGATCGGCGGGGCCCGCGCATGCGTGCCGTCCGGCCGCGAGAGAGGCCCCGCGACCAGATCGCCCGTGATCCGCACGACGCCCTGTGGCAGGACCGTGACGCGAAGCTCTCCGCTCCGCATGCGAGGCGGATCGGGCAGCAGGTTGCAGAACGGGCAGCGATGCGTCGCTCCGTCCTCCGAGGTAAGGCAGAGATCCGCGCTTCCCAAGCTTGCCGCCGAGGCAGCACGGGCAAGGACGTCGCGATCGGGTGCGACCTGCGCGATCGCCACCACTCCAGCCGCCACGAGCAGGAGCGCGGCGAGCGTCAGGGACAGGCGATGCAGGAGACGCGCGATCATGGCCGGGACAATGCCCGAAAGCGTCGCCCCCGAAAAGGGTCGTCTGGTCGCGGTTCGCGCTTGATGCGTCCGCGCGAAGATCGGACGATCGTGAAGACCAAGGAGAATATGATAGAATGAGAGTGATCGGCTGGTCCGGCCCGCGAAACCTTTCGACAGCGATGATGTACGCCTTCGGGGCGCGTCCCGATTGCGCGGTAAGCGACGAACCCTTCTATGCCGCATATCTCGCCGCGACCGGCGTCGAGCATCCGATGGGCGACGCGGTGCTCGGTGCCCAGCCGACCGATCCCGCGCGCGTGGCGCGGGAATGCTCAGGGCAGGCCCCGGGCGGGCGGACGTACTGGTACCAGAAGCATATGTGTCAGCACATGCTCGACGACTTTCCGCTCGACTGGGCCGAGGGGGCGCGACATGTCTTCCTGATCCGGCATCCCGCACGCGTCGTCGCGAGCTACGCGCAAAAACGCGGCCTGCCGACGCTCGATGATTTGGGATACGTGCGGCAGGCGGCGCTGCATGCGCGCTTCGGCGGTCCGGTGGTCGACAGCACGACGATCCGCGCGGATCCGGCTGCCGCCCTCGGCGCCCTGTGTGATGCGATCGACATGCCCTTCGATCCCGCGATGCTCACATGGCCCGCAGGCGGGCATCCCTCGGACGGGATCTGGGCCGCGCATTGGTACGACGCGGTCCATCGCAGTACCGGTTTCGCCGAACCCGAGGGGCCGCTGCCGGTACTGGACGGGTCCGCCGGGCAACTGGTGGCCGACGCGATGCCTTATTACGAGGCCCTACTCTCCGTGGCGCTCCGCTAGAGGTCGAAGGTCATCAGGACCGGCGCATGGTCCGAAGGCTTCTCCCAGCCGCGGACATGGCGCAGGACCCGTGCCGAATGGGCCGCCCCTGCGATATCGGGCGTGGCCCAGATATGGTCGAGCCTGCGGCCCTTGTCGGCCGTGTCCCAGTCGGGCGAACGATAGGACCACCACGAATAGAGCTGCCCCTCGGGAATATCCTGCCGCACGACGTCCACCCAGGCTCCGGCTTCCTGCGTCTCGCCCAGCTGGGCGACCTCGACCGGAGTGTGCGACACGACTTTCAGAAGCTGTTTGTGCGACCAGACGTCGTCTTCGCGCGGGGCAATGTTCAAATCACCCACCAGGATCGAACGTTCCGGGCGGGTTGCGCGGAAATCGTCGCGCATCTCGGTCAAGTAATCGAGCTTCTGCCCGAACTTCACGTTCACCTCGCGGTCGGGAACGTCGCCGCCCGCGGGCACGTAATGGTTATGGATCACGATGCCATTTTCCAGCCGCGCGGCCACATGGCGCGCATGGCCCAGCGAGGCGTGATCGAAAGCCCCCACTTCCTCGATCGGACGTTTCGACAGGATCGCGACGCCGTTGTAGCCCTTCTGACCCCGCGCGACGATATGGGGGTAACCGTCGGCCTCGAACGAGGGAATCTTGTCGACCGGGGATTTGCACTCCTGCAGACAAAGGATGTCGGGCCCCTCTGCGGCCAGGAAATCCGAGACGAGCCCCGCGCGAAGGCGCACGGAATTGATGTTCCAGGTGGCGATGGTGAAGGGCATGGTCAGGGCTCCGCGCGGAATTTCGGTCCACGCGCTCCTAGCGCATACTATCCGGCGGCGACACCCTGCCCCGGAAAACCGCATATCACCCGTCTGTCGGTGAATAAGATCAACAGGTCAGCACATCGTCGCGTGAGTGCCTGCCGATGGGAACCCGGGGTTGAGCCAAGACAAATGTCACGTTTTTCGCCAAATACCACACAAAGGCGATCATCGACGGCTCGTCTGCCGGTACTGAGGATGGATGACAGCACACAAGGAACCAAGGCTCCGCGGAGAATAAAGAACCGGGCGGATCGATCGATCCGCCCGGTTCCCGAAGTCCGTCAGTGTGCGAGGCGATAACCGCCCTGCTCGGTCACCAGGATGCGCGCGTTCGAGGGATCGGGCTCGATCTTCTGGCGGAGCCGGTAGATATGCGTTTCGAGCGTGTGGGTCGTGACACCCGCATTGTATCCCCAGACCTCGTGCAGAAGGACGTCGCGCGCCACGACA of Palleronia sp. LCG004 contains these proteins:
- a CDS encoding exodeoxyribonuclease III produces the protein MPFTIATWNINSVRLRAGLVSDFLAAEGPDILCLQECKSPVDKIPSFEADGYPHIVARGQKGYNGVAILSKRPIEEVGAFDHASLGHARHVAARLENGIVIHNHYVPAGGDVPDREVNVKFGQKLDYLTEMRDDFRATRPERSILVGDLNIAPREDDVWSHKQLLKVVSHTPVEVAQLGETQEAGAWVDVVRQDIPEGQLYSWWSYRSPDWDTADKGRRLDHIWATPDIAGAAHSARVLRHVRGWEKPSDHAPVLMTFDL
- a CDS encoding copper chaperone PCu(A)C, whose product is MNLARPVLAATFLSLFAPAAFASAAQGTSVVLASSHGEEHAMDHGATAVEAGDLSISGAFSRATPPGAPVGGGYMTITNTGDTDDRLLSVSSTLSARAEIHEMVMEGDVARMRPVEGIAIPAGETVELRPGGYHVMFVDLEAPLVAGEVAQITLSFERAGDVEIPLAIADAAGGMDHGEMH
- a CDS encoding aldose epimerase family protein, whose product is MSLESFGHLSDGREVHRVTLSNGTLSVSLLTLGAIIQDVRLDGVDFPLTLGGRTARDYDGTMAHFGAIMGPVANRIRDARAEIDGETLSFDPNQDGQHTRHGGKAAFHRKIWRITDRDDDSVTFTLDVEDGEGGFPGKRRIEARYAIEGSSLIVELRGATDKPTLMNLACHGYWTMQPPGDWSGQHLRIAADRYLPTTDDNLPTGEIADVAGTPYDFREGVTLDTRTAPKLDNNFCLAEEDREMTSVATLTGPTGLTLEVSTTAPGLQLFGMGSFSVEEDTIHGAPYPKFAGLAFEPQHWPDAPTHPAFPSIVLRPGDVYEQLSRYEFTRAAG
- a CDS encoding HAD family hydrolase; the protein is MRVIGWSGPRNLSTAMMYAFGARPDCAVSDEPFYAAYLAATGVEHPMGDAVLGAQPTDPARVARECSGQAPGGRTYWYQKHMCQHMLDDFPLDWAEGARHVFLIRHPARVVASYAQKRGLPTLDDLGYVRQAALHARFGGPVVDSTTIRADPAAALGALCDAIDMPFDPAMLTWPAGGHPSDGIWAAHWYDAVHRSTGFAEPEGPLPVLDGSAGQLVADAMPYYEALLSVALR
- a CDS encoding SCO family protein, with translation MTGSKLKPVIFVLWGLVAIAVLGLVWTTMGRDQGSSAVADTIGKGDYELVTSDGTAFTEESLKGTPSAVFFGFTYCPDICPTTIADVAKWQEVMEEEGHDLQAFFVTVDPERDTQEAMRDYVSWAPGVTGVTGSPEAVQEAIDDFRIYARKVELDGGGYTMDHSSAVLLFDENGTLFEPVGYGEGIERATDKLRRLFAS
- a CDS encoding SMP-30/gluconolactonase/LRE family protein; the protein is MFKTEEPQVHENTRCLLGEGGLWHPERQQFFWCDILSKRVLSHVDGRLRAWEFSGHVSTLGWIDRDHLLVAGAGALVKLNVETNARETITPLEDDKPGNRPNDGRADPEGGFWVSTMSLRKETGAGALYRYHRGEVRQLKAGMSIPNTICFTPDGSHAFFTDTPTRMIMQWKLGPDGWPEGKPETWLNLRGTDYFPDGAICDSAGNLWSAQWGAGRVACYSPQAEFLQEIALPGKLTTCPALGGPDLDTLHVTTAAVGLDEPTIATEDGHGRTFTVATDAKGQAEHRVNA